One window of Nitrospirota bacterium genomic DNA carries:
- a CDS encoding prepilin-type N-terminal cleavage/methylation domain-containing protein has translation MNIIKKDSGFSLIELVIVVTIIGILAIIGIPQYGQFIAKSKARRAADELLQNMRLTRTMAIKENGAYLITFDAAANNYRIGFDGNGDGDLLDNVDGYERDINGNPVLPVKVFNLRTEYGNEIVVGSANFTTNPPNDPNGVAINNTLSFQMLPDGSMNANGQALPAQVYFQHSGQDRGYTFCVELANSAGTINLFMWDGDAAHTGETGWPELR, from the coding sequence ATGAATATTATCAAAAAAGATTCAGGCTTCAGCCTTATTGAACTGGTCATAGTAGTCACCATAATAGGTATTCTTGCTATCATCGGTATTCCGCAGTACGGACAATTTATCGCTAAAAGCAAGGCGAGAAGGGCTGCTGACGAATTGCTTCAGAACATGAGGCTTACAAGGACAATGGCAATTAAAGAAAACGGGGCCTATTTAATTACCTTTGACGCAGCTGCTAATAATTACAGGATAGGCTTCGACGGCAACGGAGACGGCGATCTGCTTGATAACGTAGACGGTTACGAACGAGATATAAATGGCAATCCTGTTCTTCCAGTTAAGGTTTTTAATTTACGAACTGAATATGGAAATGAAATTGTAGTCGGCAGCGCCAACTTCACAACCAATCCGCCTAATGACCCTAACGGTGTTGCCATTAACAATACGCTATCTTTTCAGATGTTGCCTGACGGCTCAATGAATGCAAACGGGCAAGCCTTACCGGCGCAAGTATATTTTCAGCACAGCGGTCAGGACAGGGGTTACACATTTTGCGTTGAGCTTGCCAATTCAGCGGGCACGATCAATCTTTTTATGTGGGATGGAGATGCAGCCCATACAGGAGAAACCGGATGGCCGGAGCTGAGATGA
- a CDS encoding FtsX-like permease family protein yields MQLLKLIYKNAFRHKLRTFLTIAGISIAILSFGLLRTVISAWYVGVEASSANRLVTRNSISLIFPLPISYKDKIRQIDGVTNVSYGNWFGGIYIDEKNFFANFAVEPESYLKLYPEYVLPPDQKAAFLRDRKGFFAGRKLAEKYNWKLGDTVVLKGTIFPGEWDFVLRAIYKGRDKNIDETQFIFHWDYLNETMKKIAPLRADQVGFYMISIKNPALAADVSVAVDKTFKNSLAETLTETEKAFQLSFISMSEAIVIAIQMVSFVVIIIIMAVMANTMAMSARERFGEYAVFKTLGFGGAYIAGLIFGESLFITSIGCILGIILTFPAAQAFGSAMSQFFPVFNVSVKTIYLDIASSLVVGITAAIIPSYRAVSIRIADGLRRIG; encoded by the coding sequence ATGCAACTTCTCAAGCTCATATATAAAAATGCCTTCCGTCACAAGCTGCGCACCTTCCTGACCATTGCCGGCATCAGCATTGCCATTCTTTCATTCGGCCTTCTCCGCACTGTAATAAGCGCCTGGTATGTGGGCGTCGAAGCCTCTTCCGCAAACCGCCTTGTAACAAGGAATTCAATATCTCTGATCTTTCCTCTCCCAATTTCCTATAAAGATAAGATCCGTCAGATAGACGGGGTGACAAACGTCTCTTACGGGAACTGGTTCGGCGGAATTTACATTGACGAAAAAAACTTCTTTGCCAATTTTGCAGTGGAGCCTGAGAGTTATTTGAAGCTGTATCCCGAATACGTCCTCCCGCCGGACCAAAAGGCCGCATTCTTACGGGACAGAAAGGGGTTCTTCGCAGGAAGAAAGCTCGCTGAGAAATACAACTGGAAACTCGGCGACACCGTTGTCCTCAAAGGCACCATTTTCCCCGGGGAATGGGATTTTGTACTACGCGCAATTTACAAAGGCCGGGACAAAAACATAGATGAAACGCAGTTCATCTTCCACTGGGATTATCTCAACGAGACCATGAAAAAGATCGCGCCGCTCCGCGCTGACCAGGTGGGTTTTTACATGATCAGCATAAAGAACCCGGCCCTTGCAGCGGACGTATCGGTGGCTGTAGACAAAACTTTCAAGAACTCTCTTGCCGAAACACTAACCGAGACTGAGAAGGCCTTTCAGTTGAGTTTTATCTCGATGAGCGAGGCGATAGTGATCGCCATACAGATGGTTTCTTTTGTCGTGATAATCATAATCATGGCTGTAATGGCAAACACCATGGCAATGTCCGCCAGGGAGCGCTTCGGTGAATACGCGGTATTTAAGACCCTCGGTTTCGGAGGCGCTTACATTGCCGGTCTTATATTTGGCGAATCGCTCTTCATCACCTCGATCGGATGCATCCTTGGAATTATACTGACCTTCCCTGCCGCTCAGGCCTTCGGCAGCGCCATGAGCCAGTTCTTCCCGGTGTTTAACGTTTCGGTTAAAACCATTTACCTGGATATTGCTTCATCTTTAGTGGTCGGAATTACAGCGGCGATCATCCCTTCATACCGCGCCGTCAGCATCCGCATAGCGGACGGTCTGAGGAGGATAGGATGA
- a CDS encoding efflux RND transporter periplasmic adaptor subunit, translating into MSNEDLSKLKIDKSTSVSAPSRRRKAFYPVIAIIVIALAAVFYFKGTAVEVEVAGVSQIYPSQSFTLLNASGYVVAQRKAAVASKVTGRLVSINVEEGNHVKKGDIIARLENEDVTAIYEQAKANLASARANLEQAKAELHDADVTFNRYKELMKSELVSKNDYDSAEARYKKAVAAAAGAEAAINAGKAALSGAEVSLEYTLIRAPFDAVVLTKNADIGDIVTPLGAAENAKAAVVTIADMSSLQVEADVSESNLQYVKLEQPCEIQLDAFPDSRFRGAVHMIVPTADRSKASVMIKVKFLDYDSRILPEMSAKVAFLQRPVKPEEQKPRTVINPAAVINKGNNKFVFVVNGERVVDTQIKTGEQFGDVIEVLSGAKAGDKVALKPLEKLRDGVKVKVAEK; encoded by the coding sequence ATGTCAAACGAAGATCTCTCAAAGTTAAAGATAGATAAATCCACATCTGTCTCTGCCCCTTCAAGGCGCAGAAAGGCATTCTACCCGGTAATTGCGATCATAGTTATCGCGCTTGCTGCTGTATTCTATTTTAAAGGGACTGCCGTGGAAGTGGAGGTTGCGGGTGTTTCGCAGATATACCCTTCACAGTCTTTTACGCTGCTGAACGCCAGCGGATATGTCGTGGCCCAGCGGAAGGCCGCTGTTGCGTCAAAGGTCACTGGACGGCTTGTATCAATAAATGTCGAAGAAGGCAATCACGTTAAAAAGGGGGACATCATCGCCCGGCTTGAAAATGAAGATGTGACCGCAATTTATGAACAGGCAAAAGCAAACCTCGCTTCCGCGCGCGCCAATCTCGAACAGGCGAAGGCAGAGCTGCATGACGCGGATGTAACTTTCAACCGTTATAAAGAACTGATGAAAAGCGAACTGGTGTCAAAAAACGATTATGATTCTGCAGAGGCCCGTTATAAAAAAGCGGTCGCTGCCGCTGCCGGGGCTGAAGCTGCGATCAATGCCGGCAAAGCCGCGTTGAGCGGCGCGGAAGTTTCCCTTGAATATACACTGATACGCGCCCCGTTTGACGCGGTAGTGCTGACCAAGAACGCTGACATCGGCGACATCGTTACACCGCTCGGCGCCGCGGAAAACGCAAAGGCCGCTGTCGTTACCATCGCTGATATGAGCTCCCTGCAGGTGGAAGCAGACGTCTCTGAATCAAACCTGCAATATGTGAAATTGGAACAGCCGTGCGAGATACAGCTTGACGCATTCCCGGATTCAAGGTTCCGCGGAGCAGTCCATATGATCGTCCCGACCGCTGACAGGAGCAAGGCTTCTGTGATGATAAAGGTCAAGTTCCTGGACTATGACAGCAGGATACTTCCTGAAATGAGCGCCAAGGTCGCTTTCCTACAGCGTCCTGTGAAACCGGAAGAACAAAAACCCCGCACAGTTATCAATCCCGCCGCTGTCATAAACAAGGGCAATAATAAATTCGTATTCGTAGTGAATGGAGAGCGGGTAGTTGATACCCAAATAAAAACAGGCGAACAGTTCGGCGACGTGATCGAGGTTTTAAGCGGCGCAAAGGCAGGAGACAAAGTTGCCCTGAAGCCGCTGGAGAAATTGCGAGACGGCGTAAAGGTCAAGGTAGCAGAGAAGTAG
- a CDS encoding prepilin-type N-terminal cleavage/methylation domain-containing protein, translated as MAGAEMRRQKSEVRRQKTEKGFTLVEVMVALVVLLVGMLGVIGMQYYAVTGNTFSREMRIATSLGEDLVEQMDAMPYLKPDGTLNLISGTDTPKPPDPTDEAGRIALLGKKSSVNAELFTRTWWVVPDCVSLDLTNDDPANPCNPAIAAACSATGDPDPVRNVPVCAIRARTCWTDQKSGTIHSVTLDTLRWRENAIP; from the coding sequence ATGGCCGGAGCTGAGATGAGAAGACAGAAGTCAGAAGTCAGAAGACAGAAAACAGAAAAAGGCTTCACTCTCGTTGAGGTAATGGTCGCGCTGGTGGTGCTGCTTGTCGGGATGCTTGGGGTCATTGGGATGCAGTATTACGCAGTAACGGGAAATACATTCAGCAGGGAGATGAGAATAGCTACAAGTCTGGGAGAGGACCTGGTTGAGCAAATGGATGCAATGCCGTACTTAAAACCTGATGGTACTTTGAATTTAATAAGCGGGACGGATACACCTAAACCGCCTGACCCCACTGATGAAGCCGGCAGAATCGCATTATTAGGAAAGAAATCATCCGTAAATGCGGAGCTGTTTACAAGGACATGGTGGGTTGTGCCGGATTGCGTAAGCCTGGATTTAACAAATGATGACCCTGCCAATCCGTGCAATCCCGCCATAGCGGCGGCATGCAGCGCAACAGGCGATCCCGATCCGGTTAGAAATGTCCCGGTTTGCGCAATCCGCGCAAGGACCTGCTGGACAGACCAAAAGAGCGGGACAATACATTCCGTAACTCTTGACACACTTAGATGGAGAGAAAATGCCATACCTTAA
- a CDS encoding TldD/PmbA family protein → MNSNFAEDIVKRALKNGCDAAEVFIKNVKGISAEAKDGKVEALKSSHDYGLALKVIKDQRLGFAFTTTTDDIDKVLNEAVEAARWTAVDAYAGIPDCMPSGDVLIFDEKIKSLTEDDVIKEAMRLEESALAFDKRIKKVRKAEAGARIGSTVIVNSKGVNVSYESTYYSAHLTTLAQDDKDSQMGWDFAGSRRMSDIDLHSVGRNASKRAIELLGSRKISTVKAPVIFDPSVAVDFLDILSASMSAEAVQKNRSFLSGKTGQCVISELVDIIDDGTMPWGSGTNPVDDEGVPSENKTIISKGVLNGYFYNTYSAKKAGTKSTGNAVRGSFKSLPGIGITNLYLRPAERQRAEGKGQRAEENNKLVKSLSKGILILGAMGVHTANPISGDFSIGISGLWIENGEALYPVKEAVISGNILELFRKIEGVGDDLTFFGNIGSPSLLIGEMDISA, encoded by the coding sequence ATGAACAGTAATTTTGCTGAAGATATAGTAAAGAGGGCTTTGAAAAACGGCTGCGATGCTGCTGAGGTTTTCATTAAAAACGTAAAAGGCATTTCCGCAGAGGCAAAAGACGGAAAGGTCGAGGCCTTGAAATCGTCGCATGATTATGGCCTGGCCTTGAAGGTCATCAAAGATCAGAGACTCGGTTTCGCTTTTACAACGACCACTGACGACATTGACAAGGTATTAAATGAAGCAGTTGAAGCCGCCCGGTGGACAGCGGTTGATGCGTATGCCGGGATCCCTGATTGCATGCCTTCAGGAGATGTTTTGATCTTTGATGAAAAAATAAAAAGTCTGACCGAAGATGACGTCATTAAAGAGGCCATGCGTCTTGAAGAGAGCGCACTCGCCTTTGATAAGAGGATCAAAAAGGTGAGAAAGGCCGAGGCGGGAGCGCGGATAGGAAGCACGGTCATTGTAAATTCAAAAGGGGTCAACGTCAGTTATGAGAGCACCTATTATTCAGCGCATTTAACAACTCTTGCACAGGATGATAAAGACAGTCAGATGGGATGGGATTTCGCGGGCAGCAGGAGAATGAGCGATATAGATCTACATTCAGTCGGACGCAACGCCTCTAAAAGGGCCATAGAGCTTCTCGGTTCAAGAAAGATCTCTACAGTGAAAGCCCCGGTAATATTTGATCCGTCCGTTGCAGTTGATTTCCTTGATATCCTAAGCGCGTCCATGTCCGCTGAGGCGGTACAGAAAAACAGATCTTTCCTTTCCGGTAAAACAGGCCAATGTGTTATAAGCGAACTCGTCGACATCATTGACGATGGGACCATGCCGTGGGGCTCAGGCACTAATCCCGTTGATGACGAAGGCGTCCCATCTGAAAACAAGACGATTATTTCAAAGGGCGTTTTAAACGGTTATTTCTATAACACGTATTCAGCCAAAAAGGCCGGGACAAAATCTACCGGCAATGCAGTGAGAGGCAGCTTCAAAAGCCTGCCCGGTATCGGGATAACAAATTTGTACCTAAGACCGGCAGAAAGGCAAAGGGCAGAGGGCAAAGGGCAGAGGGCTGAAGAAAATAATAAATTGGTAAAATCGTTATCAAAGGGTATCCTGATTCTCGGCGCGATGGGGGTGCACACTGCAAACCCGATATCAGGTGATTTTTCAATAGGCATCTCCGGGCTCTGGATCGAAAACGGTGAAGCGCTTTATCCGGTCAAGGAAGCCGTGATCTCAGGCAATATCCTTGAACTGTTCAGAAAGATAGAAGGCGTCGGTGATGATCTTACATTTTTCGGCAACATCGGCTCGCCGAGCCTTCTGATCGGTGAGATGGATATAAGCGCATGA
- a CDS encoding slipin family protein: MFQVGFSGLILAVVLIVYFLSSAIKILREYERGVVFRLGRIIPVRGPGLVIIWPIIDKLVKVSLRTVTMDVPSQDIITRDNVTVKVNAVVYFRVVEPIKAITEVTDFEYATSLISQTTLRSVLGQSQLDDLLSKRDELNAQLQKIIDEQTEPWGIKVTTVEVKNVDLPVEMQRAIAKQAEAERERRAKVIHAEGEFQASQKLADAAAIIGTQPSAIQLRFLQTLTEISAEKNSTIIFPVPIDLIEPFLKKMKKEAV, from the coding sequence ATGTTTCAGGTAGGTTTTTCAGGATTGATCTTAGCTGTCGTTCTCATAGTGTATTTCCTTTCAAGCGCGATCAAGATACTCCGTGAATACGAAAGGGGCGTTGTATTCAGGCTCGGCAGAATAATACCGGTCAGAGGCCCGGGACTTGTGATCATCTGGCCCATAATCGACAAGCTGGTAAAAGTCAGCCTGCGGACGGTCACGATGGATGTGCCTTCACAGGACATCATCACAAGAGACAATGTGACGGTAAAAGTGAACGCGGTTGTTTATTTCAGGGTCGTTGAACCGATAAAGGCGATCACCGAGGTAACAGACTTTGAATACGCGACCTCTCTGATATCACAAACTACACTAAGGAGCGTTCTGGGACAAAGCCAGCTTGATGACCTCCTTTCTAAAAGAGATGAATTGAACGCTCAGCTCCAGAAAATTATTGACGAGCAGACAGAACCCTGGGGCATAAAAGTCACCACAGTTGAGGTCAAAAATGTGGACCTGCCTGTTGAGATGCAGCGGGCGATCGCAAAACAGGCCGAGGCTGAACGCGAAAGAAGGGCCAAGGTCATTCATGCCGAGGGTGAGTTTCAGGCATCGCAAAAGCTGGCTGATGCGGCGGCAATCATCGGCACCCAGCCTTCAGCCATCCAGTTGAGATTCCTTCAGACCTTGACAGAGATCTCTGCCGAGAAAAATTCAACGATCATTTTCCCGGTGCCGATAGATCTCATTGAGCCGTTCCTGAAGAAAATGAAAAAGGAAGCTGTGTAA
- a CDS encoding ABC transporter ATP-binding protein — protein MENKSPIVEIKNLYKSYRRGAQVIPVLQDINLDIGESEFLALMGPSGSGKSTLLNLIAGIDKADSGLIKVVGTDITSLSETELALWRATNVGFIFQFYNLIPVLTAYENVELPLLLTGLSRKEKREHVETALRVVNLSDRMDHYPGQLSGGQQQRVAIARAIVTDPTIIVADEPTGDLDRVSAEEILALMERLVHELGKTIIMVTHDPRAARMAHIIMHLDKGVLNQNNATSQAHI, from the coding sequence ATGGAAAACAAATCTCCAATCGTTGAAATAAAAAACCTGTACAAGTCCTACCGGCGCGGCGCCCAGGTGATCCCTGTCTTACAGGACATTAATCTTGATATCGGGGAAAGTGAATTTCTGGCATTGATGGGGCCATCAGGCTCCGGGAAAAGCACCCTGCTGAATCTGATAGCGGGAATAGACAAAGCGGACAGCGGCTTGATAAAGGTCGTCGGGACGGACATCACTTCTCTTTCTGAAACAGAGCTTGCATTGTGGCGCGCTACCAACGTCGGTTTCATCTTTCAGTTTTACAACCTGATCCCGGTGCTTACGGCCTATGAAAATGTCGAGCTCCCCCTGCTCCTGACAGGGCTTTCAAGGAAAGAAAAGAGAGAACATGTGGAAACCGCCCTGCGGGTCGTAAACCTTTCCGACAGGATGGACCATTATCCCGGCCAGTTGTCAGGCGGCCAGCAGCAGCGCGTTGCAATCGCCCGCGCCATTGTAACCGACCCGACCATAATCGTAGCTGATGAGCCGACAGGAGACCTCGACAGGGTCTCGGCTGAGGAGATATTGGCGCTTATGGAACGGCTCGTCCATGAACTCGGCAAGACCATTATAATGGTGACCCATGACCCCCGCGCCGCCAGGATGGCGCACATAATCATGCATCTTGATAAAGGTGTTTTGAATCAAAACAATGCAACTTCTCAAGCTCATATATAA
- a CDS encoding PGPGW domain-containing protein, translating to MKPGKKVHPLIATLQQTKRLIRIVVGFTVLAIGIIMIALPGPAIVVIPVGLGILATEFVWARHLLKRFKDGANSIKDAVLNNKPKADN from the coding sequence ATGAAACCGGGCAAGAAAGTACATCCTTTAATTGCTACACTTCAGCAGACGAAACGTCTTATTAGAATTGTAGTGGGATTTACAGTGCTGGCTATAGGAATAATCATGATTGCATTGCCCGGGCCGGCTATTGTTGTTATTCCCGTCGGGCTGGGGATCCTCGCAACGGAATTTGTATGGGCAAGACACCTGCTGAAACGTTTTAAGGACGGCGCAAATAGTATCAAGGATGCTGTTTTGAATAACAAACCGAAAGCTGATAACTGA